The Siniperca chuatsi isolate FFG_IHB_CAS linkage group LG2, ASM2008510v1, whole genome shotgun sequence genome window below encodes:
- the LOC122886463 gene encoding pyruvate dehydrogenase [acetyl-transferring]-phosphatase 1, mitochondrial-like, translating to MLGRTGTFSGHCRFELHQCRRSLSSPPPPAELPRLYYPAGSGSRKYRTGQEAGQMSSVQINRILKANEYSHTLPRGPSSHGVLGFHSNMLPSNHPGEDRRSSATCLPGRGGVLFGVFDGHAGSVCAHAVSQRLFYYIAVATLPLKTLAELERAVEEERAVPPLLEWHKHPQDHNCPDGGAISFHSLRNYWQERLDLNTMEDGDWVTSAMVNAFRRLDYDLSVEAQTGASPWGGFVSVLPLQVAMSGCTACVAHVSNGVLHVANLGDSRAVLGVQEPDGRWSAVSLTNDHNAQNPDELQRILGEHPPSEWRTVVRHDRLLGLLLPFRAFGNVRFKWSTEMLSRVYETRPDVLSAVSEAVRTPPPPHYLTPPYLTAQPEVTQHRIRPADKFLVLATDGLWELMHRQAVVQLVGEQLTGLQQQRPIIPGEGMTLAGLQRLLLERRGRVLSVLEDQNPSTHLLRHALGDDGYGAVAPNRLAKMLSLPAEVARRYRDDITITVIHLNQPDL from the exons ATGCTGGGAAGAACAGGGACCTTCAGTGGACATTGCAGGTTTGAGCTCCACCAGTGCCgtcgctccctctcctcccctccccctcccgcTGAGCTCCCCAGACTCTATTACCCAGCAGGCAGCGGGAGCAGGAAGTACAGGACAGGGCAGGAGGCGGGACAGATGAGCTCAGTTCAGATTAACCGCATCTTAAAG GCCAACGAATACAGCCACACCCTTCCCAGAGGCCCCTCCTCCCATGGTGTCCTGGGTTTCCATAGCAACATGTTGCCATCCAACCACCCCGGAGAGGACCGTCGGAGCAGCGCCACCTGCCTTCCGGGCCGCGGCGGTGTGCTGTTTGGTGTGTTTGACGGCCACGCAGGGTCGGTGTGCGCTCACGCCGTCAGCCAGAGGCTCTTCTACTACATCGCCGTGGCAACGCTGCCGCTGAAGACGCTGGCAGAGCTCGAACGGGCGGTGGAGGAGGAACGGGCTGTACCGCCGCTGCTGGAGTGGCACAAACACCCCCAAGACCACAACTGCCCCGATGGAGGAGCGATCTCCTTCCACAGCCTCCGAAACTACTGGCAGGAGAGGCTGG ATCTCaacacaatggag GATGGCGACTGGGTGACATCAGCGATGGTCAACGCTTTCCGTCGCCTTGACTACGACCTTTCTGTGGAGGCCCAG ACGGGTGCCTCTCCCTGGGGAGGCTTTGTCTCTGTCCTCCCCCTCCAGGTGGCGATGTCCGGCTGCACGGCTTGCGTCGCCCACGTCTCCAACGGGGTCCTGCACGTGGCCAACCTGGGTGACAGCCGGGCTGTCCTGGGCGTCCAGGAGCCGGACGGGCGCTGGTCAGCGGTCAGCCTTACCAATGACCACAATGCACAGAACCCAGACGAGTTGCAAAGGATTCTGGGAGAACACCCGCCGTCGGAGTGGAGGACGGTGGTCCGCCACGACCGCCTGCTGGGTCTGCTGCTGCCCTTTAGGGCGTTTGGCAACGTCCGCTTCAAATGGAGCACAGAGATGCTGAGTCGAGTCTACGAAACACGACCGGACGTCCTGTCTGCGGTCAGTGAGGCAGTCCGGACGCCGCCGCCACCGCACTACCTGACCCCGCCATACCTGACTGCCCAGCCGGAGGTCACTCAACACCGCATCAGACCGGCTGACAAGTTCCTGGTCCTGGCTACTGATGGACTCTGGGAGCTGATGCACCGACAGGCAGTCGTCCAGTTGGTGGGGGAACAATTGACAG GCCTTCAGCAGCAGAGACCCATAATTCCCGGTGAGGGCATGACGCTGGCCGGCCTGCAGCGCCTCCTGCTGGAGAGGAGGGGGCGGGTTCTGTCAGTGCTGGAGGACCAGAACCCTAGCACCCACCTGCTCCGCCATGCCCTGGGAGATGATGGGTACGGAGCAGTGGCACCAAACCGTCTGGCTAAGATGCTGAGCCTGCCGGCAGAGGTGGCCAGGAGGTACCGCGATGACATCACCATCACTGTCATTCACCTGAACCAGCCTGACCTTTAA